GGGTAGGTGATATGAGGGTCCACCCCTGGCGGACAGTCTGGCAATCGGACCGTTTCGTAGCGCACATCCCGGTAAGTGCACACGTGTTGGTAGACAGTGGAAAATGGGCTCTTGTATACAGGCTCCTAGAAATGTAAGATAATACACTGTCACCACTGGAAATCATGATGCTTGTAGattaatatgatttaaaaaaatcatgcaaataaaTGGGTTTAAAAAAAGACACTGATGGGAAAGTAAGCACCTTTGTCATGCAGTGACCACTGCAGATGGTGGTCTGAAACACCAGACATTTTGGACAGCCCTCTTTTTCCACAGCTACAGTCTCATTAACTGGCTCACAGGGTGGAAGAAAAGAGCTTTGAGCAACAACTAGTAGGACAAACAAAGAGAAAAAGAGAAGGAGGATGTTGTTTTGAACAACTAACATCCTGTAGAAGCAAAAGAAGGAAAAGCAATTTTATTTACCGTGAAGTGAAAAAACTGTGAACAATGTTGctgcattaaaatatttattagacTTACTTGACAGGTGTCCCCATTGCTCAGCAGGCTGTTATAAGTGGCTCTATACGTGGGTAGATTTATATAGTGTGGTGAAATCAACAATTAAACTAAAAACTGACCTTAAATTAATCACACTGATCTCAAGAGGATTACGTGTTTCCATTCTCGTGTAACAAATATCTACATTTATCAGGTCAGAATGAACAGATAAAAGACACCTGCTGTTCATT
Above is a genomic segment from Garra rufa chromosome 2, GarRuf1.0, whole genome shotgun sequence containing:
- the lhb gene encoding lutropin subunit beta; translated protein: MLVVQNNILLLFFSLFVLLVVAQSSFLPPCEPVNETVAVEKEGCPKCLVFQTTICSGHCMTKEPVYKSPFSTVYQHVCTYRDVRYETVRLPDCPPGVDPHITYPVALSCDCSLCTMDTSDCTIESLQPDFCMSKREDFLLY